A single genomic interval of bacterium harbors:
- the dnaK gene encoding molecular chaperone DnaK, which produces MAKKIIGIDLGTTNSAVAFNEGGTAKVIPNKDGNNTTPSIVAFTKDGKRLVGNIAKRQAVTNPENTIYSAKRFIGHKYEEVTKEASTMPYKIIRKSNGDAGIEAVGKEYSPEEIGAAILADLKAAAEEYLGQKVTEAVITVPAYFNDAQRQATKDAGKIAGLEVKRIINEPTAAALAYGMDKKKNGTIVVFDFGGGTFDVSILDVHDGVIEVKSTNGDTHLGGDDVDNKLITYVIEEFRKESGLDLKNDKMALQRLKEAAEKAKKELSTLTETEINLPYITADASGPKHLNLKISRAKFEALAADLFERLITPCKNALKDAGIEKNQIDEVILVGGSTRIPRVQEIVKSFFGKEPNKSVNPDEVVACGAAIQGGVLAGEVTDVLLLDVTPLSLGIETYGGVTTRLIERNTTIPTKKSQVFSTAEDNQTAVDIRVLQGEREFAKDNKTLGQFRLEGIPSAPRGVPQIEVTFDIDANGIVNVSAKDKATNKETKITLTSSSGLSKEEVEKLVQEAKEHEASDKAARETVEKRNQLDSAILQTEKTVSENKEKLSAQEVQDIEAAIEKAKKTLTEQQENKEELQKGYEELLAASYKIAEKLYQQKGPDQNNSDNTTAAGHEKDDSSIDAEINQ; this is translated from the coding sequence ATGGCAAAAAAAATCATAGGAATCGACCTAGGAACTACAAACTCAGCAGTAGCATTTAACGAAGGCGGTACCGCAAAGGTTATCCCAAACAAAGATGGTAATAACACCACACCTTCAATAGTAGCTTTTACAAAAGACGGAAAAAGACTAGTTGGAAATATTGCCAAAAGACAAGCCGTAACCAATCCTGAAAACACAATCTATTCTGCAAAAAGGTTTATCGGACACAAATACGAAGAAGTAACCAAAGAAGCTTCTACCATGCCATACAAAATAATACGAAAAAGCAACGGCGACGCGGGCATTGAAGCTGTTGGTAAAGAATACTCCCCCGAAGAAATCGGCGCAGCAATACTTGCAGATCTCAAAGCAGCTGCAGAGGAGTATCTCGGCCAAAAAGTAACCGAAGCAGTCATAACAGTACCAGCATATTTTAACGACGCACAAAGACAAGCAACAAAAGATGCGGGCAAAATAGCCGGACTAGAAGTTAAAAGAATTATTAACGAACCAACTGCCGCTGCACTCGCATACGGCATGGACAAAAAGAAAAATGGAACAATTGTCGTATTCGATTTCGGAGGCGGAACATTCGACGTATCAATCCTGGACGTACATGACGGAGTGATTGAAGTAAAGTCAACCAACGGAGATACACACCTGGGAGGTGATGATGTTGACAACAAGCTAATAACGTATGTCATTGAAGAGTTCAGAAAAGAAAGTGGCCTCGATCTCAAAAACGACAAAATGGCCCTTCAAAGATTAAAAGAAGCCGCAGAAAAAGCAAAAAAAGAGCTCTCAACATTAACAGAAACTGAAATCAACCTCCCATACATCACGGCAGACGCATCAGGACCAAAGCATTTAAATCTCAAAATCTCTCGCGCAAAATTCGAAGCATTAGCAGCTGATCTATTCGAAAGATTAATCACGCCTTGTAAAAATGCATTAAAGGACGCTGGAATAGAAAAAAATCAGATCGATGAAGTAATTTTGGTTGGTGGTTCAACCCGCATTCCAAGAGTACAAGAAATAGTAAAAAGCTTCTTTGGAAAAGAACCAAATAAATCAGTCAATCCAGACGAAGTCGTAGCCTGCGGCGCAGCCATTCAAGGCGGTGTACTGGCAGGTGAAGTAACAGACGTGCTTTTGCTAGATGTAACTCCATTGTCACTCGGAATTGAAACATACGGCGGTGTAACAACAAGACTAATTGAAAGAAATACAACAATACCAACAAAAAAATCACAAGTATTTTCAACCGCTGAAGATAACCAAACAGCTGTTGACATCAGAGTATTGCAAGGAGAACGAGAATTTGCAAAAGACAACAAAACATTAGGCCAGTTCAGACTTGAAGGCATTCCATCTGCACCACGTGGTGTCCCTCAAATTGAAGTTACATTCGATATCGATGCAAATGGAATCGTAAACGTGTCCGCAAAAGACAAGGCAACCAACAAAGAAACAAAAATCACCCTCACCTCAAGCAGCGGACTTTCCAAAGAAGAAGTTGAAAAACTGGTCCAAGAGGCAAAAGAACATGAAGCTTCAGACAAAGCAGCAAGAGAAACGGTGGAAAAAAGAAACCAACTAGATTCAGCAATACTTCAGACAGAAAAAACGGTGAGCGAAAATAAAGAAAAGCTCTCCGCACAAGAAGTACAAGATATCGAAGCTGCAATCGAAAAAGCCAAAAAAACCTTGACCGAACAGCAGGAAAACAAAGAAGAACTACAAAAAGGTTACGAAGAGCTGCTAGCAGCATCATATAAAATAGCCGAAAAGCTTTATCAACAAAAAGGACCAGATCAAAACAATAGCGACAATACAACAGCAGCGGGCCATGAAAAAGATGACAGCTCAATAGATGCTGAAATTAATCAGTAA